One Gimesia aquarii DNA segment encodes these proteins:
- a CDS encoding DUF6717 family protein produces MNSEASPQDNTTQPRFRWKRLIPILLILVLLGLSIVWKYDLLSSSKPGARENAIMVIAPYRYQGTWVFDDASVGLAREPFVAGVPEMIDVIVKDIPSADDGFRLLFSAKAFPGYQKKLVWLRGDSGGNYYRFEDDPMEGWICPAMFKYYSTAPKELYVKAESKS; encoded by the coding sequence ATGAATAGTGAAGCGTCACCCCAGGACAACACAACTCAACCACGCTTTCGCTGGAAACGCCTCATTCCGATCCTACTGATCCTGGTATTACTGGGACTCAGTATTGTATGGAAGTATGACTTACTTTCCTCATCAAAACCTGGTGCGCGGGAAAACGCAATCATGGTGATCGCACCCTATCGGTATCAGGGAACATGGGTGTTTGATGACGCTTCCGTTGGCCTGGCACGTGAACCGTTTGTGGCCGGTGTCCCAGAAATGATTGATGTAATTGTCAAAGATATTCCGAGTGCCGATGATGGTTTTCGACTTTTATTTTCCGCGAAAGCGTTTCCCGGCTATCAGAAAAAATTAGTCTGGTTACGTGGAGATTCTGGCGGGAACTATTATCGGTTCGAAGATGATCCTATGGAAGGGTGGATCTGCCCGGCGATGTTCAAGTACTATTCCACCGCACCGAAAGAACTCTACGTTAAAGCAGAGTCGAAAAGCTGA
- a CDS encoding sialate O-acetylesterase, with the protein MKLKRVSLLAVTCLTLFCITTMSQAEVRLPHIFGNHMVLQRDQPIPVWGWADPGEMVTVELGGSISSAIADDKGKWMVKLPTQKVGDPVTLNVKGMNTITLSDVLIGEVWLCSGQSNMEWTVSRSNDFEKEKATAKYGKIRHIKIPKRPNGFPQNDVEAEWTVCSPDTVGNYTAVGYFFGRKLHKDLDVPIGLINSSWGGTRIEPWTPPCGFAAVPNLSDILKQVQLTDPANASYQSTLSTYLQGLEKWLAQANTALKDKTPLTPPPKYPTAIQPLTSPGSPTTLYNGMIHPLVPFAMRGAIWYQGESNHREGMLYYDKMKALIGGWREVWNQGEFPFLYVQIAPFQYGSESPSILPVFWEAQNKALEIPNTGQAVIHDIGNLQDIHPKNKQDVGKRLALIALAKTYGHKDVVHSGPVFKSLKKEGAKLRVTFDHVGSGLESRDNKPLSLFEIIGENTDFVPAKAVIDGDSVVLSSPKVKKAAAMRFAWHKLAEPNLANKEGLPAVPFRAGKVPERDWLSLKVDEAKEYKLLYDLDLKNLGQQIKYTHDASQDFKSPFDRIAYFLELQKIGKETQYVYVSMDAFTDDVTKIGIPTFSSKANFQTKVDNLNIISNVSGIKTGTGLTGGNIEFWPNNYGPNNSMSIPNASSRLWDFGDETGPPVNGYGCMQVHNYEAKQTIFAINQWKRGPNADIGIGNSTGRTRDWTFTSNASQYDVKRLRVLVRTK; encoded by the coding sequence ATGAAATTGAAACGAGTCTCCCTGCTCGCTGTTACCTGCTTGACCCTGTTCTGCATCACAACGATGAGCCAGGCGGAAGTCCGTCTGCCACATATTTTTGGCAATCACATGGTCTTGCAACGCGATCAACCCATTCCTGTCTGGGGTTGGGCTGATCCGGGTGAAATGGTTACAGTGGAACTGGGTGGTTCTATCAGTTCCGCAATCGCCGATGACAAAGGGAAGTGGATGGTCAAACTCCCCACACAGAAAGTCGGTGATCCGGTCACCTTAAATGTCAAAGGAATGAATACGATCACGCTTTCCGATGTGCTGATTGGTGAAGTGTGGCTTTGCTCGGGTCAGTCGAATATGGAATGGACGGTCTCCAGATCGAATGACTTCGAAAAAGAAAAAGCAACAGCCAAATATGGAAAAATTCGTCACATCAAAATTCCCAAACGTCCCAACGGCTTCCCTCAAAATGATGTTGAAGCCGAATGGACCGTTTGTTCGCCAGATACGGTGGGCAACTACACCGCAGTGGGCTATTTCTTTGGTCGCAAGTTACACAAAGATCTTGATGTCCCCATTGGACTGATCAACTCTTCCTGGGGTGGGACGCGAATCGAACCCTGGACACCCCCCTGCGGTTTTGCGGCTGTGCCCAACCTCAGCGACATCCTGAAACAGGTACAATTGACGGACCCGGCCAACGCCTCGTATCAATCAACGCTAAGTACTTATCTTCAAGGTCTCGAAAAATGGCTGGCACAAGCAAACACGGCACTCAAAGATAAGACGCCATTAACCCCTCCTCCTAAGTATCCCACCGCCATTCAGCCACTGACTAGTCCCGGCTCCCCAACCACACTTTATAACGGCATGATTCATCCCCTGGTTCCCTTCGCAATGCGAGGCGCTATCTGGTATCAGGGGGAATCGAACCATCGCGAGGGAATGCTTTACTACGATAAAATGAAAGCATTGATCGGTGGTTGGCGCGAAGTCTGGAATCAGGGCGAATTCCCTTTCCTCTATGTTCAAATTGCACCGTTTCAATATGGAAGCGAATCGCCCAGCATCCTCCCTGTCTTCTGGGAGGCGCAAAATAAAGCACTTGAGATTCCGAACACAGGTCAAGCGGTCATTCATGACATCGGTAACCTGCAGGATATCCATCCCAAAAACAAACAGGATGTCGGGAAACGCCTTGCGTTGATCGCGCTCGCCAAGACGTATGGCCACAAAGACGTGGTCCATTCAGGACCGGTATTTAAGTCGTTGAAGAAAGAAGGTGCGAAACTACGTGTGACCTTCGATCATGTGGGTAGCGGACTTGAGTCTCGCGATAATAAACCGCTTAGTTTGTTCGAGATCATTGGTGAAAACACCGACTTCGTCCCGGCCAAAGCGGTCATTGACGGCGACTCCGTCGTTCTTTCCTCACCCAAAGTCAAAAAAGCAGCTGCAATGCGATTCGCCTGGCACAAACTGGCTGAACCCAACTTAGCGAACAAGGAAGGTTTGCCGGCTGTTCCGTTCCGTGCAGGCAAGGTGCCGGAGCGCGATTGGTTATCTCTCAAGGTCGATGAAGCAAAGGAGTACAAACTGCTTTACGACCTCGATTTGAAAAACCTAGGTCAGCAGATCAAGTACACTCATGATGCAAGCCAGGACTTCAAGAGTCCGTTCGACAGGATTGCCTACTTTCTGGAGCTGCAAAAAATCGGCAAGGAGACGCAGTACGTCTATGTCTCAATGGATGCCTTCACCGATGATGTTACCAAAATTGGTATCCCCACTTTCAGCAGCAAAGCAAATTTTCAAACAAAGGTGGACAACTTAAATATTATCTCCAATGTAAGCGGCATCAAGACAGGCACTGGTTTGACAGGCGGCAACATTGAATTCTGGCCTAACAACTATGGCCCCAACAATTCGATGAGCATTCCCAACGCCAGTTCCCGCCTCTGGGACTTCGGC